A genomic segment from Cyprinus carpio isolate SPL01 chromosome A22, ASM1834038v1, whole genome shotgun sequence encodes:
- the LOC109065524 gene encoding protein crumbs homolog 1-like has protein sequence MEALVWIWSVLLLMSGALCEQNITACTTNPCHNRATCEDFLSSYKCICLSESQDGVLYGGRNCSEPLVGCEGHECQNGAACMPFLSQGVHGYSCICQPGYTGSYCQTPTVFSFETIGGFLHLQTPLLGAETYFNITLSFRTVLKNTVLFQRGSEGVTLSLELQETHLLLDLRSDPQPDSTSWTLTLPKDVSDGEWHTVEAVLGEGTLLLQLLEPCQDGGNCGATAQVETGALELESALQSTFVGGSNEGGGSGSFIGCMRDLFVDSQLMVPEDWLSSSVVNVLQGCSHHDRCLSGPCENHGKCVNLWQGYQCSCLRPYVGQNCAEEYITARFGQEDSASYAVFTITDQLESDALYLSMFLRTRKESGLLVLLANNTTEYLQMWLEKGKLLVQVNNLTTLMGKSVVNDGEIHFVGITIKEGMMTLQESDHEFGATHVLPVSVQFEDVVYVGGLLDGQETSAFGGYFKGCLQDLQLNGRKLEFFPLDASVMSYRPDRMVDVTAGCTSDDSCSKNPCQNGGMCFSLWDDFTCNCPPSTAGQHCEEVRWCELTPCPPQATCRTLNQGYECISNVTFPDNTTLVYHGNGLISRHLTSIVFSIRTRKHNAAVLHAESESDFVTVSIQDGFLLLELLSGPFSSSSLSPVTLRSPRPVADGEWHAVELLMASPWANSSQWIMVPLDEKDQPTISDSMTGNLDFLREGVDILLGGLGLESGWNLIGCLSNVEIGGIVLPYYDPAEVRFPRTQEEKFNKISEEPVQTGCVGEVMCEPNPCLHEGICDDHFNLFQCFCLPGWGGDRCELNINTCASNPCQHGYCSVQDLSYSCTCESGYTGTNCEVKVDLCAGHKCANGGTCLHGFNSYSCLCPDRFTGPYCNTQTEEVPWYVVVRSVLPKLPVSICGDEQQNYTCFNGGNCSDTNMMCDCLPGFSGHWCELDLDECRSNPCLNGGYCQNMVNKFQCICEMTFAGETCEVDVSDIYFYMAALFWQNLFQFLSYLILRLDDEPEVDWGDNE, from the exons ATGGAAGCTTTAGTTTGGATTTGGAGTGTACTGTTGCTCATGTCAG GTGCCTTGTGcgagcaaaatattactgctTGCACCACCAACCCGTGTCATAACAGAGCCACATGTGAGGACTTCCTGAGCAGCTACAAGTGCATCTGCCTGTCTGAAAGCCAAGATGGAGTTCTCTATGGTGGACGCAACTGTAGTGAGCCCCTGGTGGGTTGCGAGGGCCACGAGTGCCAGAACGGGGCGGCCTGCATGCCCTTCCTGAGCCAAGGTGTACATGGCTACAGTTGCATCTGTCAGCCGGGCTACACCGGCTCTTACTGCCAGACACCCACCGTATTCTCCTTTGAGACAATTGGAGGATTCCTGCACCTGCAGACCCCGCTGCTGGGTGCGGAAACATACTTTAATATCACGCTAAGTTTTCGCACAGTACTGAAGAACACAGTGCTCTTTCAGAGGGGCAGCGAAGGGGTCACTCTCAGCCTGGAGTTGCAGGAGACACACCTGCTTCTTGATCTTAGGAGTGACCCTCAGCCAGACTCAACCAGCTGGACTCTGACACTGCCTAAGGATGTATCTGATGGCGAATGGCACACGGTAGAGGCCGTGCTTGGAGAGGGTACCCTGCTGCTACAACTACTGGAGCCATGCCAGGATGGAGGTAACTGTGGTGCAACAGCCCAAGTGGAGACCGGTGCCCTTGAGCTGGAGTCAGCCCTGCAAAGCACCTTTGTTGGAGGATCGAATGAGGGAGGGGGCTCTGGCTCATTCATTGGCTGCATGAGGGACTTGTTTGTGGACTCGCAGCTGATGGTACCGGAGGACTGGTTGAGCAGCTCAGTGGTAAATGTCCTGCAAGGCTGTAGCCATCATGACAGATGCCTTTCTGGTCCATGCGAGAACCATGGAAAGTGTGTTAACCTTTGGCAAGGTTACCAGTGCTCTTGTCTGCGACCGTATGTGGGACAAAACTGTGCTGAGG AGTACATTACTGCTAGATTTGGCCAGGAAGACTCTGCAAGCTATGCTGTCTTCACCATCACCGACCAACTGGAATCAGACGCACTTTATCTGTCCATGTTCTTGCGTACACGAAAGGAGTCTGGTCTTTTGGTACTGCTTGCCAACAACACCACTGAGTACTTGCAGATGTGGCTGGAAAAGGGAAAACTCTTGGTACAAGTCAACAACTTGACGACTTTAATGGGTAAAAGTGTGGTTAATGATGGTGAGATCCATTTTGTCGGCATCACCATTAAGGAGGGGATGATGACTCTGCAGGAGTCAGATCATGAATTCGGAGCAACGCATGTTCTACCTGTTTCCGTTCAGTTTGAGGATGTGGTCTATGTTGGCGGACTGCTTGATGGGCAAGAGACATCTGCCTTCGGTGGTTATTTTAAAGGGTGCTTACAAGACTTGCAGCTCAATGGGAGGAAGCTAGAATTTTTCCCACTTGATGCTTCTGTGATGTCATACAGACCTGACCGCATGGTTGACGTTACCGCAGGCTGCACCAGTGATGACTCTTGCTCT AAAAATCCTTGCCAGAATGGTGGCATGTGCTTCTCTCTATGGGACGACTTCACATGCAACTGCCCTCCTAGCACAGCAGGGCAGCACTGTGAGGAGGTGAGATGGTGTGAACTCACCCCCTGTCCACCACAAGCAACATGTCGGACCCTCAACCAGGGCTATGAAT GCATTTCAAATGTGACTTTTCCAGACAACACCACTCTTGTATACCATGGGAATGGGCTAATCTCCCGCCACCTGACTAGCATCGTTTTCAGTATCCGAACACGTAAACACAATGCGGCAGTGTTACATGCAGAGAGTGAGTCCGACTTTGTTACGGTATCCATTCAAGATGGCTTTCTGTTGCTAGAACTTCTAAGTGGACCTTTTTCCTCATCATCTTTGTCACCGGTAACCCTGCGCAGCCCAAGACCAGTGGCCGATGGAGAGTGGCATGCAGTAGAGCTGTTAATGGCCAGTCCCTGGGCTAACAGCTCCCAGTGGATCATGGTCCCTCTTGATGAAAAGGACCAGCCTACTATATCTGATTCCATGACCGGAAATCTAGACTTCCTCCGAGAAGGTGTCGATATCCTTCTAGGAGGACTTGGCCTAGAGTCTGGATGgaatctgattggttgtctgagtAATGTTGAAATTGGTGGTATTGTGCTTCCATATTATGATCCTGCCGAGGTGAGATTCCCACGTACACAGGAAGAGAAGTTCAATAAGATATCGGAGGAACCTGTCCAAACTGGCTGTGTTGGTGAGGTGATGTGTGAACCCAACCCCTGCTTGCATGAGGGAATCTGTGACGATCACTTCAACCTTTTCCAATGCTTCTGTCTACCTGGCTGGGGCGGTGATCGCTGCGAGCTGAATATAAACACCTGCGCCTCCAACCCCTGTCAACACGGATACTGCAGTGTGCAGGACCTTTCTTACAGCTGCACATGTGAGAGTGGCTACACCGGCACCAACTGTGAGGTTAAAGTGGACTTATGTGCCGGTCACAAGTGTGCTAACGGCGGGACCTGCTTGCATGGCTTCAACAGCTATTCCTGCCTCTGTCCTGACAGGTTTACTGGGCCATATTGCAA CACTCAGACTGAAGAGGTTCCGTGGTATGTAGTTGTCAGGAGCGT ACTGCCCAAGCTCCCGGTGTCCATCTGTGGTGATGAACAGCAGAACTACACTTGTTTCAATGGGGGGAACTGTTCTGACACCAACATGATGTGTGACTGCCTCCCTGGGTTTTCGGGTCACTG GTGCGAACTAGATCTTGATGAATGTAGATCCAACCCTTGCTTGAATGGCGGCTACTGCCAGAACATGGTCAACAAGTTCCAGTGTATCTGTGAAATGACCTTCGCCGGCGAGACCTGTGAAGTCGATGTAAGCGACATTTACTTTTACATGGCAGCTTTATTTTGGCAAAACCTCTTCCAGTTTCTCTCCTACCTCATTCTTCGCTTAGACGATGAACCTGAGGTAGACTGGGGTGACAATGAGTAA